A stretch of Carnobacterium iners DNA encodes these proteins:
- the gap gene encoding type I glyceraldehyde-3-phosphate dehydrogenase, whose amino-acid sequence MTIKVAINGFGRIGRLAYRRIKELNSTELEVVAVNDLVDNEDLAYLLKYDTAHGRLPYTVEVKENSLFVDGEEVKVYKEADASKLPWGELDIDIVLECTGFYVSSEKSNAHLEAGAKKVMISAPPKDDSTKIGVYGVNEKTLTKDDRIVSAASCTTNALALMTKVLVDEFGIQRGLMTGSRSYTATQSLQDAPGGRKKRAGAQNVIPATTGAAKALGKVIPKVNGIITGTSTRVPVITAGFVELYSVLDQEVTIDKINKAMKAASNEAYGYTQDEVVSSDIIGDTHGSTFDSTLTEVMDANGGQLVKTVAWYDNEYGFVSNMIRLLEYFANLN is encoded by the coding sequence ATGACAATAAAAGTGGCAATTAACGGATTTGGTCGTATTGGTCGGTTAGCTTACCGTAGAATCAAAGAATTAAATAGTACAGAATTAGAGGTTGTAGCAGTTAATGATTTAGTTGATAATGAAGACTTAGCTTACTTGCTAAAATATGATACTGCTCATGGTAGGCTTCCTTATACCGTAGAAGTTAAAGAGAACTCTCTTTTTGTTGATGGCGAAGAGGTTAAAGTATATAAAGAAGCAGACGCTAGCAAACTACCATGGGGCGAGCTAGACATTGATATTGTACTTGAGTGTACCGGATTCTATGTGTCTTCAGAAAAATCTAACGCTCATTTAGAGGCAGGAGCTAAAAAAGTAATGATTTCTGCTCCTCCTAAAGATGATAGTACAAAAATTGGTGTATACGGAGTTAATGAAAAAACATTGACTAAGGATGACCGTATCGTTTCTGCTGCTTCCTGTACAACGAATGCACTAGCATTGATGACAAAAGTATTAGTCGATGAATTTGGTATTCAAAGAGGACTAATGACAGGTTCGCGTTCATACACTGCCACACAATCTCTTCAAGATGCTCCTGGCGGCCGCAAGAAACGTGCAGGCGCACAAAATGTTATCCCAGCAACAACTGGTGCTGCTAAAGCATTAGGTAAGGTTATTCCGAAAGTAAATGGAATAATAACAGGGACGTCAACTCGTGTTCCAGTTATAACAGCAGGTTTCGTCGAACTTTACTCAGTACTCGATCAGGAGGTAACGATTGATAAGATAAATAAAGCTATGAAAGCAGCTTCGAATGAGGCCTATGGTTATACTCAAGATGAGGTGGTATCTTCGGATATAATTGGTGATACTCATGGTTCTACTTTTGATTCAACGTTAACTGAAGTAATGGATGCGA